A genomic window from Exiguobacterium acetylicum DSM 20416 includes:
- a CDS encoding MBL fold metallo-hydrolase, translated as MQHFKQLTSRIWYQTPVSETDRPILAVVRGEKHQLMIDAGNSSAHAALFLEEMKKHELGSPDLLALTHWHWDHIFGMKHLGLPSIATKQTITHMKEMQPYAWTDEALQERMDQGIEIPFCADAIKLEFGVTRDIEIVLPTIGFEGQLELDLGGVHCQLIEVENDHSPGSLFVYIPEERVVFLGDAMYADIFSPRWNYTVERTTRLLATLDRLDADYYIWSHGEAMPKSEFEEEVQVLRRAIRVTEATGGRLKDMRTLYAEETGRSLTEDETETLIYFANGMK; from the coding sequence ATGCAACACTTCAAACAATTGACTTCACGGATTTGGTATCAGACACCGGTCAGCGAGACGGATCGACCGATTCTTGCTGTCGTGCGTGGGGAGAAGCATCAATTGATGATTGATGCGGGGAACTCGTCAGCCCATGCAGCACTATTCTTAGAAGAAATGAAGAAACACGAACTTGGATCACCTGACTTATTGGCATTGACGCATTGGCACTGGGATCATATCTTTGGAATGAAACATCTTGGTCTCCCATCAATCGCAACCAAGCAAACGATCACGCATATGAAGGAGATGCAGCCGTATGCCTGGACGGATGAAGCGTTACAAGAACGAATGGATCAAGGCATCGAGATTCCGTTTTGTGCGGACGCGATCAAGCTCGAGTTCGGAGTGACGCGCGATATCGAAATTGTCTTACCGACGATCGGCTTTGAAGGACAACTGGAGCTCGATTTAGGTGGGGTGCATTGTCAACTGATCGAAGTCGAAAATGATCACTCTCCAGGAAGTCTATTTGTCTACATTCCGGAAGAACGTGTCGTGTTCTTAGGTGACGCGATGTATGCCGATATCTTCTCACCAAGGTGGAATTATACGGTCGAACGAACGACGCGTTTACTAGCGACACTCGATCGTTTAGATGCCGACTATTATATCTGGTCGCATGGAGAAGCGATGCCGAAGTCGGAATTTGAAGAAGAGGTTCAGGTATTGCGTCGAGCCATTCGCGTAACAGAAGCGACCGGGGGACGACTGAAGGACATGCGAACCTTGTATGCAGAAGAGACCGGACGATCGTTGACAGAAGATGAGACCGAAACATTGATTTATTTCGCAAATGGAATGAAATGA
- a CDS encoding GGDEF domain-containing protein — protein sequence MYQRWLGVVMGWLLFHIVWVTYVGTDTVIGQVVNSLFTIGGVTLSLYLIWRAQRRHTRRPFTYRLFLLLLFANAMLGIGECGQLLYFLREWTRTEPFDWIDLIFSLQILIYIIAFGYFLRNRRQEVNLRVFLFDEFIILVVAGSLSWHYLVTPYLEANALLTIETLLWLRYPIGDLLLLGGMIVLFFGLMKRGNGGSLLLILLAFHFQLLADLLYVILERFDYPFPSSWLDPLWLATVLIVGLAAYRFDAEESLVPLDVTRRWIDVLRLITPYLFLLILFVTMARQTISWNGLTIGLMIAIPLLISRQIRIVVDNQRLRENLEAKVEERTEALATAMEEMRHMAYHDALTGLPNRYLFARLFQDALYRAEATDGQVGLFFIDIDHFKEINDTYGHRVGDQLIVDVTTRLQKKLPPNTVISRQGGDEFVVLLFDVEQEVEVVQCGEHLVSLFRQPFHHGIIPLPVTASIGGAIYPAHAASRSDLIEQADLAMYEAKRRGKNQFCLHDPAITNT from the coding sequence ATGTATCAGAGATGGTTGGGAGTCGTTATGGGCTGGTTGCTGTTTCATATCGTCTGGGTGACGTATGTAGGCACGGATACGGTAATCGGACAAGTCGTCAACAGTCTGTTCACGATCGGTGGCGTAACGCTTTCCCTCTATTTGATTTGGCGGGCACAACGACGCCATACAAGACGCCCTTTTACTTACCGCTTATTTCTTCTATTATTATTCGCTAATGCGATGCTTGGTATAGGCGAATGTGGACAACTTCTATACTTCCTCCGAGAATGGACGCGAACAGAACCGTTTGATTGGATCGACTTGATCTTCAGTCTTCAAATCTTGATCTATATCATTGCTTTCGGTTATTTCCTGCGTAATCGACGACAAGAAGTCAATTTGCGGGTCTTTTTGTTCGATGAGTTCATCATTTTAGTCGTTGCAGGATCTCTTTCGTGGCACTACTTAGTGACGCCTTATTTAGAAGCGAATGCCTTGTTGACGATTGAAACGCTTTTATGGCTTCGTTATCCGATCGGTGATTTATTGTTGCTCGGTGGAATGATTGTCTTATTCTTTGGTTTGATGAAGCGTGGCAATGGCGGCTCGTTATTATTGATTCTACTCGCATTTCATTTTCAGTTACTCGCTGATCTATTATACGTGATACTCGAACGATTTGATTATCCATTTCCTTCGAGTTGGCTCGATCCGTTATGGTTAGCGACTGTCCTGATTGTCGGGCTTGCCGCGTATCGCTTTGATGCTGAGGAATCTCTCGTTCCTCTTGACGTTACACGGAGATGGATCGATGTCTTACGTTTGATCACTCCTTACTTATTCTTATTGATTCTATTCGTGACGATGGCACGACAAACGATTAGTTGGAACGGTTTGACGATTGGGTTAATGATTGCGATTCCGTTGTTGATTTCCCGTCAAATCCGGATCGTTGTTGACAATCAACGGTTGCGCGAAAATCTCGAAGCGAAGGTGGAAGAGCGAACGGAAGCATTAGCAACTGCCATGGAGGAGATGAGACACATGGCATATCACGATGCCTTAACAGGGTTACCGAATCGATATCTGTTTGCGCGACTGTTCCAAGATGCCTTGTACCGAGCGGAAGCGACTGACGGGCAGGTTGGGTTGTTCTTTATTGATATCGATCACTTCAAAGAGATTAACGATACGTATGGACATCGTGTCGGAGATCAACTCATCGTCGATGTTACGACACGTCTACAAAAGAAATTGCCGCCCAATACAGTCATTTCAAGACAAGGTGGAGATGAGTTCGTCGTCTTGTTATTTGACGTTGAACAAGAAGTAGAAGTGGTGCAGTGTGGGGAACATCTCGTTTCCTTGTTCCGACAGCCGTTTCACCATGGTATCATTCCACTTCCGGTAACAGCGAGCATCGGTGGAGCGATCTATCCGGCGCATGCAGCTTCTCGATCGGACTTGATCGAGCAAGCAGACCTAGCGATGTATGAGGCAAAACGTCGCGGGAAGAATCAATTTTGCTTGCATGATCCAGCGATAACGAACACATGA
- a CDS encoding FusB/FusC family EF-G-binding protein, which translates to MDAFLLPYQYNFIRNQVDLLQHQFAAVHDPDVRDAVRYSAAEKIFDLLPVLTPEQEALLTNIRDAESEQDLLAYLAHVEPFVQPFPSISESRIRQLFKKTKKLHVPPLHSFEWAHTTFLSWNDTGNRKKYFVYPLDDQWIGVEGTYLPSIQKGICAICHTYSDITLVTATTRRSAEQHQTIGHHMCIDSDACNQAVTNPEVIETFLARTQKK; encoded by the coding sequence ATGGACGCATTTTTATTGCCCTATCAATACAACTTTATTCGGAATCAAGTCGATCTGTTACAACATCAATTCGCTGCCGTTCATGATCCGGATGTTCGTGATGCTGTCCGGTATAGTGCTGCTGAAAAGATATTCGATCTATTGCCCGTACTTACACCAGAACAGGAAGCGCTGTTGACGAACATTCGTGACGCTGAATCCGAACAAGATCTCCTCGCGTATTTAGCACATGTCGAACCGTTCGTCCAACCGTTTCCGAGCATTTCTGAATCACGGATCCGTCAGCTCTTCAAAAAAACGAAAAAGTTACATGTTCCGCCACTTCACTCCTTTGAATGGGCTCACACGACGTTTTTAAGCTGGAACGATACCGGGAATCGTAAAAAATACTTCGTCTATCCTTTGGACGATCAATGGATCGGCGTCGAGGGAACCTATCTTCCATCGATCCAAAAAGGGATTTGTGCGATTTGCCATACGTATAGTGACATCACACTCGTAACCGCCACGACACGTCGTTCAGCTGAACAGCATCAGACGATTGGTCATCATATGTGTATCGACAGCGATGCATGTAATCAAGCTGTGACGAATCCAGAAGTCATTGAAACGTTCTTAGCACGCACGCAAAAGAAATGA
- a CDS encoding IS3 family transposase (programmed frameshift), with protein MGKNVYSSEVKWAVVKDKLSGKLTTREIMEKYGIKNESQIKTWMRWYRSNEHYRFDQPIGKQYTYGHGPDSASEDDKRERQMSHLKMENEILKKVHGNRKRVEKEVVIKIVEFLRRKYTITAILSALNVPRASYYRWIKESVKAPSVLEKTVIELSKQTKYRNGHRKIKALLQQIYQLKANRNTVQKIMQKHHLQCRIKPKRRWKSQGERIITAPDLIKRDFTASKPNQKWVTDITYIQYGSTTKYLSTIMDLFNNEIVAYKLYEHQQTSLVIDTLKIALENRNYPEGVILHSDQGSVYTSYAFQEFVKRNHLTSSMSRRGNCWDNAVIESFHSNLKSEEFQYVKFNSLRDHEVSERVTNYLNYYNEERIQEKLGYLTPKKYGVQAA; from the exons ATGGGCAAAAACGTATATTCAAGTGAAGTGAAATGGGCAGTAGTCAAAGATAAGCTGAGTGGTAAGTTAACGACGAGAGAAATCATGGAGAAGTACGGAATCAAAAATGAATCTCAAATCAAAACATGGATGAGATGGTATCGCTCTAACGAACATTATCGATTTGATCAGCCAATCGGTAAACAATATACCTATGGACATGGTCCAGATTCTGCGAGTGAGGATGACAAGAGAGAACGACAAATGTCACATCTGAAGATGGAAAATGAGATCTTAA AAAAAGTACATGGAAATCGAAAGAGAGTTGAGAAAGAAGTAGTCATAAAAATTGTAGAGTTTCTTCGGAGAAAGTATACAATCACCGCCATTCTTAGCGCTTTGAATGTACCAAGAGCAAGCTATTACCGTTGGATTAAGGAATCTGTGAAAGCACCTTCGGTGCTCGAAAAAACCGTCATTGAACTAAGTAAACAGACCAAGTATCGGAATGGACATCGAAAAATAAAGGCATTATTACAGCAAATCTATCAGTTAAAAGCCAATCGGAATACCGTACAGAAAATCATGCAAAAACACCATCTCCAATGTCGGATCAAGCCGAAGCGAAGATGGAAATCTCAAGGTGAGCGCATCATAACGGCACCGGATCTCATCAAGCGCGATTTCACAGCAAGTAAACCGAATCAAAAGTGGGTGACGGATATCACCTATATCCAATACGGCAGCACGACGAAATATCTTTCCACCATCATGGATCTTTTTAATAACGAAATCGTCGCATACAAGTTATACGAGCATCAACAAACGTCTCTTGTGATTGATACGTTGAAGATAGCGCTTGAGAATCGAAACTATCCCGAAGGGGTCATCCTTCATTCGGACCAAGGAAGTGTCTATACGTCATACGCCTTTCAAGAATTCGTTAAAAGGAATCACCTAACAAGCAGCATGTCTCGTAGAGGAAACTGTTGGGACAACGCAGTTATCGAATCGTTCCACTCTAATTTAAAGTCCGAGGAATTCCAGTACGTCAAATTTAATTCACTAAGAGACCATGAGGTCTCTGAACGCGTTACTAATTACTTAAATTACTATAACGAAGAACGAATCCAAGAAAAATTAGGCTACCTGACACCGAAAAAATACGGTGTACAGGCAGCCTAA
- a CDS encoding general stress protein: protein MGKKQWIGVYQNETDLIRKIEDLHFAGYLEEDLYVVLQDKTDMAMLRGQSAAQLVSGKRTLFERFTGKPSSAEEIQTAFTELGLPESDIRQHVLRVQQGEYVLLADEAGAARPAPEPKSILETEPEGIEAERKLDHENRALENENDRML, encoded by the coding sequence ATGGGAAAAAAACAATGGATTGGTGTCTATCAAAATGAAACGGATTTGATTCGAAAAATCGAGGATTTACATTTTGCGGGTTATTTAGAAGAGGATCTGTATGTCGTGTTACAAGACAAGACCGATATGGCGATGTTACGTGGACAATCAGCGGCTCAACTCGTCTCCGGGAAACGGACGCTGTTTGAGCGGTTTACAGGCAAACCGTCTTCGGCTGAGGAAATTCAAACTGCCTTTACGGAACTTGGGTTACCAGAGTCGGATATTCGTCAGCATGTCTTACGTGTCCAGCAAGGTGAGTATGTCCTGTTAGCAGACGAGGCAGGAGCAGCACGTCCTGCGCCGGAACCAAAAAGTATTTTGGAGACTGAACCAGAAGGGATCGAGGCAGAACGGAAACTTGATCACGAAAACCGCGCCCTCGAAAATGAAAATGACCGGATGCTGTAA
- a CDS encoding MMPL family transporter, whose amino-acid sequence MRQIVKWRWAILALLLIVTVGLLFTAPNLAKQAEEAGAIQLANDADSQRAADILEKAGASEETISLVIPLKDKVSDADRKSIGQIVQDLEALDRPVTDVLDPFENKETEGQLVSKDKKTVLVPITVDGSQEEIVKLAKQIRTDLLPKDQTIYLTGEALINDDVNTSSQEGLKRTELITVGLIFGLLLLVFRSVVTPFVPLVAVGFTYLISQSLVAFFVDWFGFPVSNYTQIFLVAILFGIGTDYCILLLSRYKEELTAGHDVETAIVNTYKTAGRTLLISGLAVLVGFSAIGFADFPIFKSSVAVAVGIAALLLVLFTLVPFFMATLKEKLFWPSKKAASHQDSKLWAHYGGLSIRRPLLAMIIVAIVTVPTLFTYDDDLSFNTVDEIGAKYETVKGLNAISDGFGAGESLPVNVILKSDDDLITEKTVPYAEQLSRELVKIDGVKSVRSISRPTGEVINDFYVDRQLKQVADGMKEATAGLGDVQSGLTTVEDNLNGITGQLPAGDAASAGASQLQQAADGLGQINQQLTLVGQGLQSTQNIPQTVGTLNALSGQLSQVQAGISQAASGIASQGAQAGQLGNGLTQLADGVGQANEGLTKIESGLEEISDLLTEMGQATSIRGTGVFVPKDTLSDKAFKPAIDRYAIDQQTGLKFEVILEDDPYSPEAIQTVAAIKETTAKTIKDTPFEDSSVAYGGISSVNSDLNDTSKADFKRTVTVMLISLFVILAIMFRSLIMPLFMIGSLLLTYYTSMSIAELIFVNGLGYDGISWAVPFFGFVMLIALGIDYSIFLLDRFREETINGLDTKEAMFLSMKKMGSVIITAAIILAGTFGAMMPSGVLSLVQIATIVITGLLLYGLIVLPLLIPAITVSFGKGVWWPFRPNAKK is encoded by the coding sequence ATGCGACAAATCGTCAAATGGCGCTGGGCAATTCTTGCGTTATTGCTCATCGTTACAGTAGGTTTACTATTTACGGCACCAAACTTGGCTAAACAAGCAGAAGAAGCAGGTGCGATTCAGCTTGCAAATGATGCTGATTCGCAACGGGCAGCTGACATTTTAGAAAAAGCGGGGGCCAGCGAAGAAACGATCTCGCTTGTCATTCCGCTCAAAGACAAAGTCAGCGATGCCGATCGAAAGTCGATCGGACAAATCGTTCAGGATTTAGAAGCACTTGATCGTCCGGTCACGGATGTGCTGGATCCGTTTGAAAACAAAGAGACGGAAGGACAGCTCGTCTCAAAAGATAAAAAGACGGTCCTCGTGCCGATTACAGTCGACGGTTCGCAAGAAGAAATCGTCAAACTGGCAAAACAAATCCGGACGGATCTCTTACCAAAGGATCAAACGATCTATCTAACGGGTGAAGCGTTAATCAACGATGACGTTAATACGAGCTCACAAGAAGGATTGAAGCGGACAGAACTGATTACCGTCGGATTGATTTTCGGACTGCTTCTGCTCGTTTTCCGTTCAGTCGTCACACCGTTCGTCCCACTCGTTGCAGTTGGGTTTACGTACCTGATCAGTCAATCACTCGTCGCCTTTTTCGTCGATTGGTTCGGCTTCCCGGTATCGAACTATACGCAAATCTTCCTCGTCGCCATTCTATTCGGGATTGGGACGGATTATTGTATCTTGCTCCTGAGCCGGTATAAGGAAGAGTTGACGGCAGGGCACGACGTTGAGACAGCAATCGTCAACACGTATAAGACAGCAGGGCGTACGTTACTAATCAGTGGTCTCGCTGTTCTTGTCGGTTTCTCAGCGATCGGTTTTGCGGACTTCCCGATCTTTAAGTCATCGGTCGCCGTTGCGGTCGGGATTGCCGCACTCTTACTTGTTTTGTTCACACTCGTTCCATTCTTCATGGCGACATTAAAAGAAAAGCTATTTTGGCCATCTAAGAAGGCAGCGAGTCACCAGGATAGCAAGCTCTGGGCACATTATGGTGGATTATCAATCCGTCGTCCGTTGCTTGCGATGATCATCGTTGCGATCGTCACGGTCCCGACACTCTTTACGTATGATGATGACCTTTCGTTTAATACCGTCGATGAGATTGGTGCGAAGTATGAGACGGTCAAAGGACTCAATGCGATCTCGGATGGATTTGGTGCAGGTGAGTCGCTCCCGGTCAACGTCATCCTGAAGAGTGACGATGATTTGATTACTGAAAAAACAGTTCCTTATGCGGAACAACTCAGTCGCGAACTGGTGAAGATTGACGGGGTCAAATCGGTTCGTTCGATTTCTCGTCCGACAGGCGAAGTCATCAATGATTTCTACGTCGATCGTCAATTAAAACAAGTTGCTGATGGCATGAAAGAAGCAACAGCTGGTCTTGGGGACGTTCAGTCTGGTCTGACGACCGTTGAAGATAATCTCAACGGCATCACAGGACAGCTACCGGCAGGAGACGCGGCTTCAGCAGGTGCGAGTCAGTTGCAACAAGCAGCAGACGGACTCGGGCAAATCAACCAACAGTTGACGCTTGTCGGTCAAGGGTTACAATCGACCCAAAACATCCCGCAAACCGTCGGAACGTTGAATGCATTGTCTGGTCAATTGAGCCAAGTTCAAGCTGGCATTAGTCAAGCAGCGAGCGGTATCGCGTCTCAAGGAGCGCAAGCCGGTCAGTTGGGGAACGGATTAACACAACTTGCGGATGGTGTCGGTCAAGCGAACGAAGGACTGACGAAAATTGAAAGTGGTCTTGAGGAAATCTCGGATCTTCTGACCGAGATGGGACAAGCGACATCGATTCGGGGGACAGGTGTGTTCGTACCAAAAGATACGCTATCGGATAAAGCCTTTAAACCAGCGATTGATCGTTACGCGATTGATCAACAGACGGGATTGAAGTTCGAAGTCATCCTCGAGGATGATCCGTATTCTCCAGAAGCGATTCAAACCGTCGCTGCGATCAAAGAGACGACAGCGAAGACAATCAAAGATACACCATTTGAAGACAGCAGTGTTGCATACGGTGGGATCTCAAGCGTCAACAGTGATTTAAACGATACGTCAAAAGCCGATTTCAAACGAACGGTGACGGTCATGCTGATCAGTCTCTTCGTGATTCTAGCGATCATGTTCCGTTCATTGATCATGCCGTTGTTCATGATTGGTTCGTTATTGCTAACGTATTATACGTCGATGTCGATCGCAGAGCTGATCTTCGTCAACGGACTCGGATATGACGGTATCAGTTGGGCTGTTCCGTTCTTCGGATTCGTCATGTTGATTGCCCTTGGTATCGACTACTCGATCTTCCTACTCGACCGTTTCCGGGAAGAGACGATCAACGGACTCGATACGAAGGAAGCGATGTTCCTGTCGATGAAAAAAATGGGGTCTGTCATCATCACGGCAGCGATTATTCTTGCAGGAACCTTCGGGGCGATGATGCCGTCTGGTGTCTTGAGTCTCGTTCAAATCGCGACGATCGTCATCACAGGTCTACTCTTGTATGGTTTGATCGTCTTACCACTCTTGATTCCAGCAATCACGGTATCGTTCGGTAAAGGAGTCTGGTGGCCGTTTCGACCAAACGCTAAAAAATAA
- a CDS encoding universal stress protein, which translates to MESQYHTILVAVDGSKTADLAFEKAVKFAKLDRAKLVIAHVIDIQTFANVRANKRFIDQNVTEYAQGLLDRYEKRAREAGIETVELVIENGSPKTLIPKVIAPRVGAGLIVCGAVGMNAMERIMIGSVSENISRYAKCDIYIVRPKTLK; encoded by the coding sequence ATGGAGAGCCAGTATCATACGATTTTAGTGGCAGTCGATGGATCAAAGACGGCAGATCTTGCCTTTGAAAAGGCAGTGAAATTTGCCAAACTCGATCGTGCTAAACTCGTTATCGCCCATGTCATTGATATTCAGACATTTGCTAATGTACGTGCCAATAAGCGTTTCATTGATCAAAACGTCACGGAATATGCACAAGGACTGCTCGATCGTTACGAGAAGCGGGCACGAGAAGCAGGCATCGAGACAGTTGAACTGGTCATCGAAAATGGCTCTCCCAAAACATTGATTCCGAAGGTCATCGCACCACGTGTCGGTGCTGGGTTGATCGTCTGCGGGGCGGTCGGGATGAATGCGATGGAACGCATCATGATCGGGAGTGTCTCTGAAAACATCTCCCGTTATGCAAAATGCGATATCTATATCGTCCGTCCTAAAACCTTGAAGTGA
- a CDS encoding ATP-binding protein — MVNWIRRRIGRQLLTVFYAVLIVVSITSFFVYDYMEGRIETSKQNLETISEQNRRANDLWDNWQTVQFGLRGFVIFGNQERFDEIQALRTDIKSETDWFMRNAKTDEEEEFAAQMTNLYELYYDALFPLTQSYVNEKKANRINEDFLQGDSLFSLPIAERLVDQGRLKPTADGSIDITPDIEKASAALEEYRTNLSQQQETAVGELRSEVAKSQWIWISSIVVLIAFILLFVHPFLRRMTRQLLRLIDDNQKLARKEPIKIDKAAEQRPDEIGLLRAAFNRMVVTTNAHTDAMQGKNEELQAQSEELLAQQEELQAQQEELEEAYQTTKKNEEKLRLRSELTEALAVRETVESYPAIVQKMIDITSSEYGALLLYEEGQFIGATTNGMTMDYLKVLLKDEMSVINRSVREMEFIQSEKRVTRQKDYPYSFSTYEVTIPIEDPETHELIAAIYLVRYKSAYKGQQLTDIREFAQQMTLSLLRTRSYEGMRQEKEKTEQVLDSIREAIIYLEDGNGELYVNRPLFELIPELQSEFTVDRTLPSSEYVINVMRQLVDDVEAFNTYLDLIRSGEISPDKVRFDIRNNTAHLEVYAERIDVVGGWKGIILVLRDITRETEADRLKTELVSTVSHELRTPLSSIYGFTELMLNRKIDDSKQQKYLATIHNETERLSNLVTDFLDVQRMQSGGQLYQMAHLDLFTLTEQVMSLYDASSEQHDLHLQLLSPDRPFILGDEDRIKQLMSNLINNAIKYSPDGGRIDVWIDTKDDQAIIEVKDEGIGIPHHAFAHLFDKFYRVDNSDTRRIGGTGLGLSICKEIVKEHEGIIHVESEVGKGSRFIIVLPLSLSESIESTEKNRRSS, encoded by the coding sequence ATGGTGAATTGGATTCGGCGACGAATCGGTCGGCAACTGCTGACTGTTTTTTATGCGGTACTGATCGTAGTATCGATTACTTCGTTCTTTGTCTATGACTACATGGAAGGACGAATCGAAACATCAAAACAGAATCTCGAGACGATCAGTGAACAAAATCGCCGAGCCAATGATTTGTGGGACAATTGGCAAACGGTTCAGTTCGGTTTACGCGGATTCGTCATTTTTGGTAATCAGGAACGGTTTGATGAAATCCAAGCGCTCCGAACAGATATCAAAAGTGAGACAGATTGGTTCATGCGAAACGCAAAAACGGATGAAGAAGAAGAATTCGCAGCGCAAATGACGAATTTATATGAGTTATACTATGATGCCTTGTTCCCGTTGACCCAGTCTTACGTCAATGAAAAAAAGGCGAATCGGATCAATGAGGACTTCTTACAGGGGGATAGTCTGTTTTCTTTGCCGATTGCCGAGCGTCTTGTTGATCAAGGGCGATTAAAGCCAACTGCCGATGGTTCGATTGATATTACGCCAGACATCGAAAAAGCATCTGCAGCACTTGAGGAATACCGGACGAATCTCAGCCAACAACAAGAAACGGCTGTCGGTGAACTTCGGAGTGAGGTCGCAAAATCACAATGGATTTGGATCTCCAGTATTGTTGTGCTCATCGCCTTCATTCTCTTATTCGTGCACCCGTTCCTTCGCCGGATGACACGACAATTACTACGCTTAATCGATGATAATCAGAAGCTCGCTCGGAAAGAACCGATTAAGATTGATAAAGCTGCCGAGCAGCGACCAGACGAAATCGGATTGTTGCGCGCAGCCTTTAATCGGATGGTCGTGACGACAAATGCCCATACGGATGCGATGCAAGGCAAAAACGAAGAGTTGCAGGCGCAAAGTGAAGAGTTGCTCGCGCAACAAGAAGAACTGCAAGCGCAACAAGAAGAACTCGAAGAAGCGTATCAAACAACGAAAAAGAATGAGGAAAAGCTCCGATTGCGTAGCGAATTGACCGAGGCGCTTGCTGTTCGTGAAACCGTCGAATCGTACCCGGCAATCGTTCAAAAGATGATCGATATCACCTCTTCGGAGTACGGTGCCCTATTGCTCTATGAAGAAGGACAGTTCATAGGTGCGACGACGAATGGGATGACGATGGATTATTTAAAAGTTCTTTTGAAAGATGAGATGTCCGTCATCAATCGATCGGTTCGGGAGATGGAATTCATCCAATCGGAAAAACGGGTGACGCGTCAAAAAGACTATCCATATTCATTTAGCACGTATGAAGTGACGATTCCTATCGAAGATCCAGAAACGCATGAATTGATTGCAGCCATCTATCTGGTTCGTTATAAATCTGCCTATAAAGGACAGCAGTTAACGGATATTCGCGAGTTCGCGCAACAGATGACGTTATCGCTCCTACGAACGCGTTCTTACGAAGGGATGCGTCAAGAAAAAGAAAAGACCGAGCAAGTGTTGGACTCAATCCGAGAAGCAATCATTTATCTTGAGGATGGAAATGGAGAATTATACGTCAACCGTCCGTTGTTTGAGTTAATTCCAGAACTACAATCGGAATTTACGGTAGATCGAACGTTACCGTCGAGTGAGTACGTCATCAATGTAATGCGTCAGTTGGTGGATGACGTCGAAGCCTTTAATACGTATCTAGATTTGATTCGTTCCGGTGAGATTTCACCGGACAAGGTCCGGTTTGATATTCGAAACAACACCGCTCATCTCGAAGTCTACGCGGAACGTATTGATGTTGTCGGAGGATGGAAGGGAATCATCCTCGTCTTACGGGATATTACCCGGGAAACAGAAGCCGATCGTCTCAAAACAGAACTCGTCTCGACCGTATCGCATGAGTTACGAACACCACTCTCATCTATTTATGGTTTTACAGAGTTGATGCTGAATCGAAAGATCGATGACTCAAAACAGCAGAAATATCTAGCGACGATCCATAATGAGACGGAACGGTTATCGAACCTCGTCACGGACTTCTTAGACGTTCAGCGAATGCAGTCAGGTGGACAGTTGTACCAAATGGCACATCTCGATTTGTTTACCCTAACTGAACAAGTGATGTCCTTGTATGACGCTTCAAGTGAACAGCACGATCTCCATTTGCAGTTGCTCAGCCCGGATCGTCCATTCATTTTAGGAGATGAAGACCGGATTAAACAATTAATGAGTAACTTGATCAACAATGCGATCAAGTATTCTCCAGATGGTGGGCGCATAGATGTCTGGATTGATACGAAAGACGATCAAGCCATCATTGAAGTGAAGGATGAAGGAATTGGGATTCCGCATCATGCCTTTGCTCACTTGTTTGATAAATTCTATCGTGTCGATAACTCGGATACACGTCGAATCGGTGGAACGGGACTCGGTTTATCGATTTGTAAGGAAATCGTCAAAGAACACGAAGGCATCATCCATGTCGAATCTGAAGTTGGCAAAGGTAGTCGATTCATCATCGTGTTACCGCTCAGTCTAAGTGAATCCATTGAGTCGACAGAAAAGAATCGACGTTCTAGTTAA
- a CDS encoding MarR family transcriptional regulator, producing the protein MKDNLREAVLLFEEVMIHGTERVLKSVEAPVWQMYSPEQLHVLKLVGKYGPISSGRLAAVQGVHKSAISNRLKKLTEKGLVIVERREDDHRTKYISLTESGRLVATEAEQEIYTYLENLIEGKVEEEEIIQFIETFKKIKEILQLND; encoded by the coding sequence ATGAAAGACAATTTACGTGAAGCAGTCCTCCTGTTTGAAGAAGTCATGATCCACGGAACAGAACGTGTGTTGAAGTCGGTCGAAGCACCCGTTTGGCAAATGTATTCACCGGAGCAACTTCATGTGTTGAAGCTCGTCGGAAAATATGGACCGATTTCGTCCGGTCGTCTCGCGGCAGTGCAGGGTGTTCACAAAAGTGCCATCTCCAACCGGCTGAAAAAGTTGACGGAAAAAGGTCTCGTCATCGTCGAACGACGAGAAGACGACCACCGGACGAAGTACATTTCGTTGACGGAATCAGGTCGGTTAGTGGCAACAGAAGCGGAGCAAGAAATCTATACGTATCTTGAGAATTTGATTGAAGGAAAGGTCGAGGAAGAAGAAATCATTCAGTTCATCGAAACCTTCAAAAAGATTAAAGAGATTTTGCAGTTGAATGACTAA